One part of the Pseudoalteromonas piscicida genome encodes these proteins:
- a CDS encoding manganese efflux pump MntP: MNFVTLLLLAYAMSTDAFAAAIGKGASLKSPRLTEAIKIGLIFGIIEASTPLIGWLIGQSAAGYVEAWDHWIAFILLLGLGAHMIYESLKGNDDAPAQHAKQPWLKTIITAFGTSIDAMAVGVSLAFVDVNIWLAASLIGLATTMMVTIGVMIGHSAGKFLGSRAETFGGVTLICVGTWLLYSHLSI, from the coding sequence ATGAATTTCGTCACCCTGCTACTGTTAGCATACGCCATGTCTACCGATGCGTTTGCTGCGGCAATCGGTAAAGGCGCCAGCCTAAAATCACCTCGGCTTACCGAAGCCATAAAAATCGGCCTCATTTTTGGGATTATTGAAGCCAGTACACCGCTGATTGGCTGGTTAATAGGACAATCTGCAGCTGGCTATGTCGAGGCTTGGGATCACTGGATTGCCTTTATCTTACTGTTAGGACTTGGCGCTCATATGATTTATGAGAGCCTTAAGGGTAATGACGATGCGCCAGCACAGCACGCAAAGCAACCTTGGTTAAAAACCATTATCACAGCGTTTGGTACCAGTATTGATGCAATGGCTGTCGGTGTCAGTCTCGCATTTGTTGATGTGAATATATGGCTCGCCGCTTCGCTCATTGGCCTTGCCACCACCATGATGGTAACAATTGGTGTAATGATTGGGCATTCGGCTGGAAAGTTTCTTGGTAGTCGAGCTGAAACCTTTGGTGGGGTGACCTTAATCTGTGTGGGAACTTGGTTGCTATATAGCCATCTTTCGATTTAA
- a CDS encoding GGDEF domain-containing response regulator — translation MFEDVVELNNCTIVVVEDSPLTQKVLCACLEDICKVVAFESAEKALEYVKLALPDLILMDWMLEGITGIEACTELQKDPITARIPVIFVTSNIKENQQEMCWDAGAVDFISKPIVTRTLFNRVLTHLKYKKQADQLREYSYVDGLTEAFNRRLFDTDLERHYRGAKRSISPLSVVMLDVDYFKLYNDEYGHLMGDDVLKVFVSTAKNHIRRPMDALYRYGGEEFAILLPNTPYSFALEIAQRVVQTFFETAIEHKLSPLKAVSVSAGVASLSEDNINQTVEELVERADNALYEAKKNGKNRVFGEAS, via the coding sequence ATGTTTGAAGATGTTGTAGAACTAAATAACTGTACCATAGTAGTCGTAGAAGATTCGCCACTCACTCAAAAGGTGCTATGCGCATGTTTAGAAGACATATGCAAAGTCGTCGCTTTTGAAAGTGCTGAGAAGGCCTTGGAATATGTAAAACTTGCATTGCCAGATTTAATCCTAATGGACTGGATGCTAGAAGGGATAACGGGTATAGAGGCTTGTACAGAGCTTCAAAAAGATCCAATAACCGCCCGAATTCCTGTCATATTTGTGACATCCAACATTAAAGAAAATCAGCAAGAAATGTGCTGGGATGCAGGTGCGGTCGATTTCATCAGTAAACCAATAGTAACACGCACGCTGTTTAATCGCGTACTTACCCACCTAAAGTATAAAAAGCAAGCCGATCAACTTAGAGAGTATTCATACGTTGACGGGCTTACTGAAGCGTTTAATCGCAGATTATTTGATACTGACTTGGAGCGCCACTATCGCGGTGCAAAGCGCTCCATTAGCCCGCTTAGTGTCGTGATGCTCGATGTTGACTATTTCAAACTCTATAACGATGAATATGGTCATTTGATGGGTGATGATGTCTTGAAGGTTTTTGTAAGCACCGCCAAAAATCATATTCGTCGACCTATGGATGCGCTGTACAGGTACGGCGGTGAAGAGTTTGCCATCTTACTGCCAAACACACCCTATTCTTTCGCCTTAGAGATCGCGCAAAGAGTGGTACAAACCTTCTTCGAAACCGCTATTGAACATAAACTTTCACCACTAAAAGCTGTATCGGTTAGTGCTGGTGTCGCTTCACTTAGTGAGGATAATATCAATCAAACTGTTGAAGAATTAGTAGAAAGAGCAGATAACGCGCTATATGAAGCTAAAAAGAATGGTAAAAATCGAGTGTTTGGAGAGGCAAGCTAG
- a CDS encoding sensor histidine kinase, with protein sequence MTDSTLLEKADRFIGDDALSDLIFDNIPDYAFIKDDQLRIVKANSAFRSMYPEEAREKIIGYTTLDSYQPEEVEEFIKDDKKALETGYAECLEIINFPDGGVRTLFTRKKRFYDAKGATYILGLSSDVTEREHLVAQLKRSNEALDEFAYIASHDLKAPLNAISKLVTWIDEDYGDELPDGAKENFDLIQQRVSRMSKLLHDLLIYSRVNRKHSENETFEFSEFTKEIYDSIDIEAKLKLECTSLIVTLPKTALEVVTRNLISNSLKHHDCENGSLIIHVKESPEEYEMHFIDDGPGIPPEYREKVFEMFQTLKPRDQQEGSGMGLAIIKKVLNFYGGSVDIVDSNVGTEFVIKWPKVDTRVNPN encoded by the coding sequence ATGACAGACTCAACCCTACTTGAGAAAGCAGACAGATTTATTGGCGATGATGCGCTTTCCGATTTAATTTTTGACAATATTCCGGACTACGCCTTTATCAAAGATGATCAGCTCAGGATCGTAAAAGCGAACAGTGCTTTTCGCTCCATGTATCCAGAAGAAGCCAGAGAGAAAATTATTGGCTACACCACACTTGACTCTTATCAACCAGAAGAAGTAGAAGAGTTCATTAAAGATGATAAAAAAGCCTTGGAAACAGGGTATGCAGAGTGTTTGGAGATTATCAATTTCCCAGATGGTGGCGTAAGAACATTATTTACTCGCAAAAAGCGATTCTATGATGCCAAAGGCGCGACGTATATTTTAGGGCTTTCCAGTGACGTAACCGAAAGGGAGCATCTTGTCGCTCAGTTAAAGCGCTCCAATGAAGCCTTAGACGAATTTGCTTATATTGCCTCTCATGATTTAAAAGCGCCACTCAATGCGATTTCCAAGTTGGTAACTTGGATTGATGAAGACTACGGCGATGAGTTACCCGATGGTGCTAAGGAGAATTTTGATTTAATTCAGCAACGTGTATCAAGAATGAGTAAATTGCTCCATGACTTACTGATTTACTCGCGGGTAAATCGAAAGCATAGCGAAAACGAAACGTTTGAATTCAGCGAGTTTACAAAAGAGATATATGACTCTATTGATATTGAGGCGAAGCTGAAATTGGAATGTACTTCTTTAATTGTCACCTTACCAAAAACAGCACTTGAAGTAGTGACCCGCAATTTAATTAGCAACTCGCTTAAACACCACGACTGTGAAAATGGCTCACTAATAATCCACGTTAAAGAAAGCCCTGAAGAGTATGAAATGCATTTTATTGACGATGGACCGGGGATCCCACCTGAGTATAGAGAGAAAGTATTTGAAATGTTCCAAACGCTTAAACCTAGAGATCAACAAGAAGGTAGTGGTATGGGTTTGGCAATAATTAAAAAAGTGCTCAATTTCTATGGCGGCTCGGTCGACATTGTGGATAGCAATGTTGGTACTGAGTTTGTGATCAAGTGGCCAAAAGTAGATACCAGAGTTAATCCAAATTAG
- a CDS encoding response regulator has protein sequence MQNNDITVLVVEDDDIDYMTVKRSFSKRKIMNPMVRAIDGVEALEFLQTKKIEYPFIVLLDLKMPRMGGLEFLGKLRDDPELKDTVVFVLTTSKDEDDIHHSYEKNVAGYFLKEEASNSMMSLVDMLDGYWRIVQFPTK, from the coding sequence ATGCAAAATAATGATATTACAGTGCTGGTCGTCGAGGATGATGACATTGACTATATGACCGTAAAACGTAGCTTTTCAAAACGCAAGATTATGAACCCTATGGTTCGGGCAATTGATGGCGTTGAAGCGTTAGAATTCTTACAAACTAAGAAAATAGAGTATCCATTTATTGTTCTATTAGATTTAAAAATGCCTCGCATGGGTGGGCTTGAGTTTTTAGGTAAGTTGAGGGATGACCCAGAGTTAAAAGATACCGTTGTGTTTGTACTTACTACTTCGAAAGATGAAGATGATATTCATCATAGTTATGAAAAAAACGTAGCAGGATATTTTTTAAAAGAAGAAGCAAGTAACTCAATGATGAGCCTTGTTGATATGTTGGATGGATATTGGCGAATTGTACAGTTTCCAACTAAGTAA
- a CDS encoding putative bifunctional diguanylate cyclase/phosphodiesterase: MNILLVDDDVVDRKMIRRSLVKGGIEHQLTEVSTVEEGIFALEELCFDLLLLDYNMPSKNGLDLLIELKRINHIKDLTIVMISNSHSEELVLKCLDLGVQDFLLKEEVTASLLSRSIIQARKRFELESQLHKSYLQVKQMAERDSLTGLYNRYYFEETCQRLMQADKKRYKCAGILVVDIVDFKKINDRFGHEIADQLLLELGASFKRHTKQEDIVSRFGGDEFACLMVSCDNPLQIKIEAEKLIRLLSRNYSIYELDIYCQVRMGISLYPLNGNNADDLIRFADIALFRAKSSQSAMACIFEDNMQTEFQMKYNVEQDLRGAIERQELELAFQPIVDIQQAKVVSLEALIRWPTAKYTSSPQEFITIAEESKLIEPLGKWIIEHAITTLKLIQTKCGYPIRLAINLSPLQLGDISLPAYINDCLKRVDIDGTLFTFELTETALLDESERVISSLSRIKELGCKIALDDFGTGYSSISHLLNYPIDIVKVDKSLTDRIEVDDRGKRIFKGLIDMLKSLQLSIVVEGVENYQQYYVCKEARVDKIQGYYFSSPVSEKSVVKTIKAVNRELAREFKATQ; this comes from the coding sequence ATGAATATATTGCTCGTTGATGATGATGTGGTTGACCGAAAGATGATCCGCCGTTCCTTAGTGAAAGGCGGGATTGAACATCAATTGACAGAGGTTAGTACAGTAGAAGAAGGAATCTTTGCGCTAGAAGAGCTTTGCTTCGACCTATTACTACTGGATTACAATATGCCGTCCAAAAATGGTTTGGACTTACTTATTGAACTTAAGCGTATTAACCATATTAAAGATTTAACCATAGTCATGATCAGCAATTCGCATTCTGAAGAGTTGGTTTTGAAATGTCTAGATTTGGGCGTACAGGACTTTCTACTCAAAGAAGAAGTCACCGCATCGCTTTTGAGCCGTTCTATTATCCAAGCAAGGAAACGCTTTGAGCTAGAAAGTCAACTGCATAAAAGCTACCTGCAAGTAAAGCAGATGGCTGAACGCGACTCATTGACGGGGTTGTATAATCGTTACTATTTTGAAGAAACCTGCCAGCGGCTGATGCAAGCCGATAAAAAGCGCTATAAGTGTGCTGGGATCCTTGTCGTTGATATCGTCGATTTTAAAAAGATAAATGACCGCTTTGGCCATGAAATCGCTGATCAACTTTTACTTGAACTAGGAGCAAGTTTTAAGAGGCACACCAAGCAAGAGGATATTGTCAGTCGTTTTGGTGGAGACGAGTTTGCTTGTTTGATGGTGTCTTGTGACAACCCGCTTCAAATTAAAATAGAAGCTGAAAAGCTTATCCGGTTACTAAGCCGAAACTATTCAATCTATGAGTTAGACATCTACTGCCAAGTAAGAATGGGAATTTCTCTTTACCCACTTAATGGTAATAATGCTGATGACTTAATACGTTTTGCTGATATTGCACTATTTAGAGCTAAATCTTCCCAAAGTGCGATGGCGTGCATTTTCGAAGATAATATGCAGACTGAGTTCCAAATGAAGTATAACGTGGAGCAAGACTTAAGAGGAGCGATAGAGAGGCAAGAGTTAGAGTTAGCGTTTCAGCCGATTGTCGATATTCAGCAGGCCAAAGTCGTGTCTCTCGAAGCGTTGATCCGATGGCCTACTGCAAAATACACAAGTAGTCCTCAAGAGTTTATTACAATAGCTGAAGAGTCAAAGCTCATAGAACCGTTGGGAAAGTGGATTATTGAGCACGCGATCACTACATTGAAACTGATACAGACAAAGTGCGGATATCCTATTCGTTTAGCAATAAACCTGTCGCCATTACAGCTCGGAGACATTTCTCTACCAGCATATATCAATGATTGTCTAAAACGAGTCGATATTGACGGTACTTTATTTACCTTTGAGCTAACAGAAACTGCGCTTTTGGATGAAAGTGAACGGGTAATATCAAGCCTAAGCCGCATTAAAGAGCTTGGCTGCAAGATTGCGCTAGATGATTTTGGAACGGGCTATTCTTCAATATCGCACTTGCTTAATTATCCAATTGATATTGTTAAAGTGGATAAATCGCTTACCGACAGAATTGAGGTAGACGATAGAGGGAAAAGGATATTTAAGGGTTTGATTGATATGCTTAAGAGCCTGCAATTGAGCATTGTTGTTGAAGGTGTTGAGAACTATCAGCAGTATTATGTGTGCAAAGAAGCACGAGTAGATAAAATTCAGGGGTATTACTTTTCGAGCCCTGTTTCCGAAAAGTCCGTAGTGAAAACGATAAAAGCGGTAAATAGAGAGCTCGCCAGAGAATTTAAAGCAACGCAGTAA
- a CDS encoding dihydrolipoyl dehydrogenase — protein MKKINTDVVVIGAGTAGLSAYRNAKKYTSEVLMIEFGVYGTTCARVGCMPSKLLIAAAEAAHQIEVAPKFGINVKPAEIDGKAVMARVKHERDRFVGFVVEAVDELPEQDKLRGSAKFINSHTVQLDDHTQITAKRFVIATGSRPSYPGAFNNFGDRLVINDNVFDWDDLPDSVAVFGPGVIGLELGQALHRLGVKVKVFGVGGALGPLTDPIVKDYATTVFSDEFYLDTDAKVSDMKQVGDKAELTYIDKQGKPQTEQFDYVLAATGRVPNVDNLGLENTTLELDDRGVPLADPHTMQCLDGSGNAPIFIAGDASNQIPLLHEAADQGTIAGENAGRFPDVRVGLRRAKLAAVFSDPQIAMVGASYKELEKQYGNFGCFAIGEVSFENQGRSRVMLKNKGHMRVYAEQGTGLFLGAEFVGPAAEHMAHLLAWALQNKMTVPQMLEMPFYHPVIEEGLRTALRNLNANLKFGPDIIKHCLECGPGA, from the coding sequence ATGAAAAAGATAAACACCGACGTAGTCGTGATTGGTGCGGGAACAGCGGGTCTCAGCGCCTATAGAAATGCCAAAAAATATACCTCAGAAGTACTGATGATTGAGTTTGGCGTATACGGCACAACGTGCGCTCGGGTTGGCTGCATGCCGAGCAAGTTACTGATTGCCGCAGCTGAAGCTGCACATCAAATTGAAGTCGCACCTAAATTTGGTATTAATGTAAAACCCGCTGAAATTGACGGTAAAGCGGTTATGGCGAGAGTAAAGCATGAGCGAGATCGCTTCGTTGGCTTTGTCGTCGAAGCTGTCGACGAACTACCTGAGCAAGATAAACTACGCGGCAGTGCAAAATTTATCAACAGCCATACGGTACAGTTGGACGACCACACTCAGATCACAGCCAAACGTTTTGTTATCGCTACAGGTTCAAGACCTAGTTACCCCGGTGCGTTTAATAATTTTGGCGACCGCTTAGTCATTAACGATAACGTTTTTGACTGGGACGATTTACCCGACTCAGTGGCCGTATTTGGCCCCGGTGTGATTGGCTTAGAACTAGGTCAAGCGCTACACCGACTTGGCGTAAAGGTCAAAGTATTTGGTGTCGGCGGTGCCCTTGGCCCACTAACCGATCCAATCGTCAAAGACTATGCCACCACGGTGTTCAGTGATGAGTTTTACCTCGACACAGATGCCAAAGTATCAGATATGAAACAGGTCGGTGACAAAGCCGAGCTTACCTACATTGACAAACAAGGGAAACCACAAACCGAGCAGTTTGACTATGTGTTGGCAGCCACAGGTCGTGTGCCCAATGTTGATAACTTAGGGCTAGAAAATACCACGCTTGAGCTTGATGACCGAGGCGTACCGCTAGCCGACCCACATACCATGCAATGTCTTGATGGCTCAGGTAACGCCCCGATTTTTATTGCTGGTGATGCCAGCAACCAGATCCCGCTTCTACATGAAGCCGCAGATCAAGGCACGATTGCAGGTGAAAACGCCGGTCGCTTCCCTGATGTGAGAGTGGGACTGCGCCGTGCAAAGCTTGCGGCGGTATTTAGCGACCCACAAATTGCGATGGTTGGAGCAAGTTATAAAGAACTGGAAAAGCAATATGGCAATTTCGGCTGCTTTGCCATCGGAGAGGTGAGCTTTGAAAACCAAGGCCGCAGCCGCGTGATGTTAAAAAACAAAGGCCATATGCGAGTCTACGCTGAGCAAGGCACCGGATTATTCTTAGGTGCCGAATTTGTCGGCCCTGCTGCTGAGCATATGGCGCATTTACTTGCTTGGGCGCTACAAAACAAGATGACCGTGCCGCAAATGCTCGAAATGCCTTTCTACCACCCAGTGATAGAAGAAGGCCTAAGAACGGCACTGCGAAATCTAAATGCAAACTTGAAGTTTGGCCCAGATATTATCAAGCACTGCTTGGAATGTGGTCCTGGCGCTTAA
- a CDS encoding glutathione peroxidase, with the protein MLKNIEGQRVPQVTFPIRENEEWKHVTTDDIFKGKTVVVFSLPGAFTPTCSSTHLPRYNELASVFKQNGVDEIVCLSVNDTFVMNAWAQYQEAQNITLLPDGNGEFTDGMGMLVDKNDLGFGKRSWRYSMLVKDGVIDKMFIEPEKPGDPFEVSDADTMLEYINPRQIKPEPVTIISKIGCPFCEKAKALLKEKGLAYEELVLGQQASLTSLKALSGRETVPQVFIGGKHIGGSDDLAEYFA; encoded by the coding sequence ATGTTAAAGAATATTGAAGGTCAACGCGTACCACAGGTTACATTCCCAATTAGAGAAAATGAAGAGTGGAAGCACGTCACCACCGATGACATTTTTAAAGGCAAAACTGTAGTTGTATTTTCTTTGCCTGGTGCCTTTACACCAACATGTTCGTCAACGCATTTACCACGCTATAACGAGCTTGCCAGCGTTTTTAAGCAAAATGGTGTCGACGAAATCGTGTGTTTATCCGTTAATGATACGTTTGTAATGAACGCATGGGCACAGTACCAAGAAGCGCAGAATATTACACTACTACCTGACGGTAACGGCGAATTCACTGACGGCATGGGCATGTTAGTTGATAAAAACGATTTAGGTTTTGGCAAACGCAGCTGGCGTTATTCAATGCTGGTAAAAGATGGTGTGATTGACAAAATGTTTATCGAACCAGAAAAGCCTGGCGACCCGTTTGAAGTATCAGACGCAGATACTATGCTTGAGTACATAAACCCGCGCCAAATCAAACCTGAGCCGGTTACCATTATTAGCAAGATTGGTTGTCCATTCTGTGAAAAAGCCAAAGCCTTGTTAAAAGAAAAAGGACTGGCATATGAAGAGCTGGTACTTGGTCAACAGGCATCGCTAACCAGCCTTAAAGCGCTGTCTGGTCGCGAAACCGTGCCGCAAGTATTTATCGGCGGTAAACACATCGGTGGCTCAGACGATTTAGCTGAATATTTCGCTTAA
- a CDS encoding DinB family protein, giving the protein MKANFELMADYNRWMNERLYEAVSGLSVTELHQDRGAFFGSIMGSLNHILVADIIWLKRYTKHSYHVEALNAVATMPLPTKLDAMLYEDFVALRQARAEMDKVIIEFANEVTEEALAADLHYKNTQGKTFSRKFGFLVHHLFNHQTHHRGQITTLLSQIGIDMGETDLLARIPISFG; this is encoded by the coding sequence ATGAAAGCAAACTTTGAATTAATGGCGGATTACAATCGCTGGATGAACGAAAGATTATATGAAGCTGTTTCGGGATTGAGCGTCACGGAATTACACCAAGATCGAGGGGCTTTTTTTGGCTCCATCATGGGGTCGTTAAACCATATTCTTGTTGCCGATATTATTTGGCTTAAGCGCTATACAAAGCATAGCTATCATGTTGAAGCACTGAACGCTGTAGCAACGATGCCGCTGCCGACAAAACTTGATGCGATGCTGTATGAAGATTTTGTAGCGTTGAGACAAGCACGGGCTGAAATGGATAAGGTGATTATTGAATTTGCGAATGAAGTCACTGAGGAGGCGCTTGCAGCCGATTTACACTACAAAAACACACAAGGTAAAACCTTTTCTCGCAAGTTTGGTTTTTTAGTGCATCATTTATTTAATCATCAGACGCACCATAGAGGGCAAATAACGACATTACTCAGCCAGATTGGTATTGATATGGGAGAAACCGATCTATTAGCTCGGATCCCTATATCATTTGGTTAG